Proteins encoded in a region of the Streptomyces sp. NBC_00258 genome:
- a CDS encoding FadR/GntR family transcriptional regulator: MPLSHPRRSALSEQVIAELRNQITSGEWPVGSRIPTEPELVEQLGVARNTVREAVRALAHNGLLDIRQGSGTYVVATSELAGVMHRRFADADPRHIAELRSTLESSAAKLAAERRTERDLKQLDALLVRREEAWESGDAEAFVTADTTFHLAVVAASHNDVMTAMYADLGEVVRDWLREDVGEELTPETYMDHTRLVDAIRTGDAETAAAEAAGYPFLCRPGRPAVEKPDAAPA, translated from the coding sequence ATGCCGCTGAGCCACCCCCGCCGATCGGCACTGTCCGAACAGGTCATCGCCGAGCTGCGGAACCAGATCACCTCGGGCGAGTGGCCGGTGGGCTCCCGCATCCCCACCGAGCCGGAGCTGGTCGAGCAGCTGGGGGTCGCCCGGAACACGGTCCGCGAGGCCGTCCGCGCGCTCGCGCACAACGGCCTGCTCGACATCCGTCAGGGCTCGGGCACATATGTCGTGGCCACCAGCGAGCTGGCGGGCGTGATGCACCGCCGCTTCGCGGACGCCGATCCGCGGCACATCGCCGAGCTGCGTTCCACGCTGGAGTCGAGCGCCGCGAAGCTGGCCGCCGAGCGCCGCACGGAGCGCGATCTGAAGCAGCTGGACGCCCTCCTCGTACGCCGGGAGGAGGCCTGGGAGTCGGGCGACGCGGAGGCCTTCGTGACCGCCGACACGACCTTCCACCTGGCCGTGGTCGCCGCGTCCCACAACGACGTCATGACGGCGATGTACGCGGACCTGGGCGAGGTCGTGCGCGACTGGCTGCGCGAGGACGTGGGCGAGGAGCTGACGCCCGAGACGTACATGGACCACACGCGTCTGGTGGACGCCATCCGCACGGGCGACGCGGAGACCGCCGCCGCGGAGGCCGCGGGCTATCCCTTCCTGTGCCGCCCGGGCCGACCCGCCGTGGAGAAACCCGACGCCGCCCCGGCGTGA
- a CDS encoding CynX/NimT family MFS transporter: MTGEETRTAMSPPIRSSAQDAELRPPATRAWLTRLVIVGIVLTALNLRPAITSLGALLEEVRDGLGMSGSFAGLLTSVPPLCFAVFGVMAPRLARRFGPAAVVCAGMVAIAAGLAIRPFAGNTAGFLVASALALMGIAVSNVLMPVIVKRWFPDRVGSMTGLYSMALALGTAAAAAVTVPMTRALGGSWHAGLAVWAGLAAVAVLPWIPLVRARGTALSRDTASASAPAPARDTPSASAAGQEPSALRITRSRTAWALAVFFGLQATAAYITMGWMAQIFRDAGVPAGTAGLLLAVTMVMGVPLAFVIPRLATRLPHQGPIVVALGVCGLVGYAGLYLAPAGGAWAWALLLGIANCAFPLALTMVGMRARTGAGVAQLSAFAQSTGYLISIPGPLLVGVLYQHSGGWGLPIALMAGLMIPQIVVGILAGRDRTVEDEAERRP; encoded by the coding sequence ATGACTGGCGAGGAAACCCGGACGGCGATGTCCCCACCGATACGCAGCTCCGCACAGGACGCGGAACTCCGCCCGCCCGCCACGCGCGCGTGGCTGACGCGGTTGGTGATCGTCGGCATCGTGCTCACCGCCCTCAACCTGCGCCCCGCCATCACCAGCCTCGGCGCCCTCCTGGAAGAGGTGCGCGACGGGCTCGGCATGAGCGGCAGCTTCGCCGGACTCCTCACCTCCGTACCGCCTCTGTGCTTCGCCGTCTTCGGGGTCATGGCACCGCGCCTCGCCCGCCGCTTCGGACCCGCCGCCGTGGTCTGCGCCGGCATGGTCGCGATCGCCGCGGGACTGGCGATCCGGCCCTTCGCCGGGAACACGGCCGGCTTCCTGGTCGCCAGCGCCCTCGCGCTCATGGGCATCGCGGTCAGCAACGTGCTCATGCCGGTGATCGTCAAGCGCTGGTTCCCGGACCGGGTCGGCTCCATGACCGGCCTCTACTCCATGGCCCTCGCACTCGGCACCGCCGCCGCGGCCGCCGTCACCGTCCCCATGACCCGGGCGCTGGGCGGCAGTTGGCATGCGGGACTCGCCGTCTGGGCGGGGCTCGCGGCCGTCGCCGTACTGCCGTGGATCCCACTCGTACGGGCCCGGGGCACGGCCCTGTCCAGGGACACCGCCTCGGCCTCCGCTCCGGCCCCGGCCCGTGACACGCCCTCGGCATCCGCGGCGGGTCAGGAGCCCTCCGCACTGCGGATCACCCGGAGCCGTACCGCCTGGGCGCTGGCCGTCTTCTTCGGGCTCCAGGCCACCGCCGCATACATCACGATGGGCTGGATGGCGCAGATCTTCCGGGACGCGGGCGTCCCGGCGGGCACGGCCGGACTGCTGCTCGCCGTCACCATGGTGATGGGCGTGCCGCTGGCCTTCGTCATCCCGCGGCTGGCCACGCGCCTGCCCCACCAGGGACCGATCGTGGTCGCCCTCGGGGTCTGCGGCCTCGTCGGCTACGCGGGCCTCTACCTCGCCCCTGCGGGCGGCGCCTGGGCGTGGGCGCTGCTGCTCGGTATCGCCAACTGTGCGTTCCCGCTGGCCCTCACCATGGTCGGCATGCGGGCCAGGACCGGAGCGGGGGTCGCGCAGCTCTCCGCCTTCGCGCAGAGCACCGGGTACCTCATCTCGATCCCCGGTCCGCTCCTGGTGGGCGTGCTCTACCAGCACAGCGGCGGCTGGGGACTGCCGATCGCGCTCATGGCGGGCCTGATGATCCCCCAGATCGTGGTGGGCATCCTGGCCGGCCGCGACCGCACGGTGGAGGACGAGGCCGAGCGTCGGCCGTGA
- a CDS encoding SGM_5486 family transporter-associated protein, with translation MPVLDPNPQNGQKKMLLVFGAFLLIFVIIGVIASIASP, from the coding sequence ATGCCCGTGCTCGACCCGAACCCCCAGAACGGCCAGAAGAAGATGCTGCTCGTCTTCGGCGCGTTCCTCCTCATCTTCGTGATCATCGGCGTCATCGCGTCGATCGCCTCGCCCTGA
- a CDS encoding SixA phosphatase family protein, giving the protein MSVAEPRRIVLFRHAKADWPEVSDHERPLAERGRKDAAVAGRKLADTGIPFDLALCSTATRTRETWKLAVHELPHRPKTVYEERLYEVSPGELIAVLNETPDDVQNALLIGHNPGVQGLADILAGQSEGDAQERMSRLGFPAAAFAVLSFTGSWKALEPGVATLLDYWAPSE; this is encoded by the coding sequence ATGAGCGTCGCAGAACCCCGCAGGATTGTCCTTTTCCGGCATGCGAAAGCCGACTGGCCCGAGGTCTCCGATCATGAGCGGCCGCTCGCTGAGCGGGGCCGCAAGGACGCCGCCGTCGCCGGACGCAAGCTGGCCGACACCGGCATCCCCTTCGATCTGGCCCTCTGCTCCACCGCGACCCGGACCCGCGAGACATGGAAACTCGCCGTCCACGAGCTCCCTCACCGGCCGAAAACGGTCTATGAGGAGCGGCTCTACGAGGTCTCTCCCGGCGAGCTGATCGCCGTGCTCAACGAAACCCCCGACGATGTGCAGAACGCACTCCTGATCGGCCACAACCCCGGCGTGCAGGGCCTCGCCGACATCCTGGCCGGCCAGTCCGAGGGCGACGCGCAGGAGCGGATGAGCCGCCTGGGCTTCCCCGCGGCCGCCTTCGCCGTGCTCTCCTTCACCGGTTCCTGGAAGGCCCTGGAGCCGGGCGTGGCCACACTGCTCGACTACTGGGCGCCGTCCGAGTAG
- the serB gene encoding phosphoserine phosphatase SerB: MSASQTSDVPTLLVKIFGKDRPGITAGLFDTLAAYSVDVVDIEQVVTRGRIVLCALVTHPPAGLEGDLRATVHGWADSMRLQAEIISGLGDNRPRGHGRSLVTVLGHPLTAESAAAIAARITGTGGNIDRIFRLAKYPVTAVEFAVSGTEPEALRTALVTEAAALGVDIAVVAAGLHRRAQRLVVMDVDSTLIQDEVIELFAAHAGCEDEVAEVTAAAMRGELDFEQSLHARVALLKGLDASVVDKVRSEVRLTPGARTLIRTLKRLGFQVGVVSGGFTQVTDDLKERLGLDFAQANTLEIVDGKLTGRVTGEIVDRAGKARLLRRFAAEAGVPLAQTVAIGDGANDLDMLNAAGLGVAFNAKPVVRQAAHTAVNFPFLDTVLYLLGVTREEVEAADMHVD; this comes from the coding sequence ATGAGCGCATCACAAACGTCTGATGTCCCCACTCTCCTCGTCAAAATCTTCGGCAAGGACCGGCCCGGAATCACGGCCGGGCTCTTCGACACCCTCGCCGCCTACTCGGTCGACGTGGTCGACATCGAGCAGGTCGTCACCCGTGGCCGGATAGTGCTGTGCGCGCTCGTGACGCATCCGCCGGCCGGCCTGGAGGGCGACCTGCGGGCCACGGTGCACGGCTGGGCGGACTCGATGAGGCTGCAGGCCGAGATCATCTCCGGCCTCGGCGACAACCGGCCGCGCGGGCACGGCAGGTCGTTGGTGACCGTGCTCGGGCATCCGCTCACCGCTGAGTCGGCGGCCGCGATCGCCGCCCGGATCACCGGGACCGGCGGCAACATCGACCGTATCTTCCGGCTGGCCAAGTACCCCGTGACGGCCGTCGAGTTCGCCGTGTCCGGTACGGAGCCGGAGGCGCTGCGGACCGCCCTGGTGACCGAGGCGGCGGCCCTGGGCGTCGACATCGCGGTGGTCGCGGCGGGGCTGCACCGGCGGGCCCAGCGCCTCGTCGTCATGGACGTGGACTCGACGCTCATCCAGGACGAGGTCATCGAGCTCTTCGCCGCGCACGCCGGCTGCGAGGACGAGGTCGCCGAGGTGACGGCGGCTGCCATGCGGGGAGAACTGGACTTCGAGCAGTCGCTGCACGCGCGCGTGGCCCTGCTCAAGGGGCTCGACGCCTCCGTGGTGGACAAGGTGCGCAGCGAGGTACGGCTGACGCCGGGGGCGCGCACGCTGATCCGTACGCTGAAGCGGCTCGGCTTCCAAGTCGGTGTCGTCTCGGGCGGGTTCACGCAGGTCACGGACGACCTCAAGGAGCGGCTCGGGCTGGACTTCGCCCAGGCCAACACTCTGGAGATCGTCGACGGGAAGCTGACGGGCAGGGTCACCGGCGAGATCGTGGACCGGGCGGGCAAGGCGCGGCTGCTGCGCCGGTTCGCCGCGGAGGCGGGGGTGCCGCTCGCCCAGACCGTGGCGATCGGCGACGGCGCGAACGACCTGGACATGCTCAACGCGGCCGGTCTCGGGGTCGCCTTCAACGCCAAGCCGGTGGTGCGCCAGGCCGCGCACACCGCGGTGAACTTCCCCTTCCTGGACACCGTCCTGTACCTGCTGGGCGTGACCCGGGAAGAGGTCGAGGCGGCGGACATGCACGTGGACTGA
- a CDS encoding streptophobe family protein, with amino-acid sequence MSDGTVGHGRRVPWGDVLLASIAAVSWALIGMAGVAALGLHLLGADAAGSLGTMTAAVVALAAGGSVTPSGDVSAFGLEGAQADTALQITPLGVSLVGALLLSWFFLRSLRGAGVVIGPAELLARAGAVVALFVAMLGGLAWAGHDVITIDGGSLGLDSLPGGGLPDEVDVPGLGDIGGLLPDRLGDLADANAEVGFTVETVPTLLGGLGWVLGVLVIALLASRRTPLPRGLTAVHRLVRPAASALVTVLLVAVLAGLSAAAYAAIGDDNPKRIAGAALVGAPNGVWLGIPIGLFVPWDGSASGPLVQFLPDPLDKLLSASSDQSVSLGRLAELDSRVWLLGVAAALMMLYAGVLTAVRTPFVRERGVLGFAGRCALRLGIVTALAMPLLAWLTDVSVDASMAVLGIDAFDAGIELHGHLGMALLLGALWGVGAGTVGALLACATGAAGRHAAPLALGDVDAGEAGAPASAPPFSEVAGESGPYNPGMPYRPANPDTNPYLRLPDELREPGPGRRPGVPPPGPQSSGNRSSGLPPAGPRSPGGQPSGRRSPGAQPPGGQPPGGRDPGRQDPGGRPPGARPPNDVYGAPTVAGPFTPPPAPGQRRRPRSSQDGPPPPPPDEPPPPSGRRPGRR; translated from the coding sequence ATGAGCGACGGAACCGTGGGACACGGCAGGCGTGTGCCGTGGGGTGATGTGCTGCTGGCCTCGATCGCCGCCGTGAGCTGGGCCTTGATCGGCATGGCAGGCGTGGCGGCGCTGGGGCTGCATCTGCTCGGCGCGGACGCGGCGGGCTCGCTCGGGACGATGACCGCGGCGGTCGTGGCGCTCGCGGCGGGTGGGTCCGTGACACCGTCCGGCGACGTGTCGGCTTTCGGCCTTGAGGGCGCGCAGGCCGACACCGCCCTCCAGATCACGCCACTGGGCGTGAGCCTGGTGGGTGCGCTGCTGCTGTCCTGGTTCTTCCTACGGTCACTGCGCGGGGCCGGGGTGGTGATCGGGCCGGCCGAACTGCTCGCTCGCGCGGGCGCTGTGGTGGCGCTCTTCGTGGCGATGCTCGGCGGTCTGGCCTGGGCGGGGCACGACGTCATCACCATCGACGGCGGCTCGCTCGGGCTCGATTCGCTGCCGGGCGGCGGGCTGCCCGACGAGGTGGACGTGCCCGGTCTCGGTGACATCGGCGGACTGCTGCCCGACCGGCTCGGGGATCTCGCGGACGCGAACGCCGAGGTGGGCTTCACGGTCGAGACCGTGCCGACGCTGCTGGGCGGCCTGGGCTGGGTGCTCGGCGTCCTGGTGATCGCGCTGCTGGCCTCGCGCCGGACTCCGCTGCCGCGCGGCCTGACCGCCGTGCACCGCCTGGTGCGCCCTGCCGCGTCCGCCCTGGTCACGGTGTTGCTGGTGGCGGTCCTCGCCGGGCTCTCGGCGGCAGCGTACGCGGCGATCGGTGACGACAACCCGAAGCGGATCGCGGGCGCCGCGCTGGTCGGGGCCCCAAACGGGGTGTGGCTCGGCATCCCGATCGGGCTCTTCGTACCGTGGGACGGAAGCGCGTCGGGACCGCTCGTCCAGTTCCTGCCCGACCCCCTGGACAAGTTGCTGAGCGCCTCCTCCGACCAGTCCGTCTCGCTGGGACGGCTGGCCGAACTGGACAGCCGGGTCTGGCTGTTGGGGGTCGCGGCGGCGCTGATGATGCTCTACGCGGGTGTGCTGACCGCGGTGCGCACTCCGTTCGTACGGGAGCGGGGTGTCCTCGGTTTCGCCGGACGCTGCGCGCTGCGGCTGGGGATCGTGACCGCGCTCGCGATGCCGTTGCTCGCCTGGCTGACGGACGTGTCCGTGGACGCCTCGATGGCCGTGCTCGGCATCGACGCCTTCGACGCTGGGATAGAGCTGCACGGGCATCTGGGCATGGCTCTGCTGCTCGGGGCGCTGTGGGGCGTGGGCGCGGGGACGGTGGGGGCGCTGCTCGCGTGCGCCACCGGGGCCGCCGGCCGGCACGCGGCACCACTGGCACTGGGCGACGTGGACGCCGGCGAGGCGGGTGCCCCGGCCTCCGCTCCGCCGTTCTCGGAGGTCGCAGGCGAGAGCGGGCCCTACAACCCCGGTATGCCGTACCGGCCGGCGAACCCGGACACGAACCCGTATCTGCGGCTGCCCGACGAGCTGCGGGAGCCCGGACCCGGGCGGCGGCCCGGCGTCCCGCCGCCCGGCCCCCAGTCCTCCGGCAACCGGTCCTCGGGGTTACCGCCTGCCGGGCCCCGGTCCCCCGGCGGGCAGCCCTCTGGCCGGCGGTCGCCCGGGGCCCAGCCTCCCGGCGGGCAACCGCCAGGGGGACGGGATCCGGGCCGGCAGGATCCAGGCGGGCGGCCACCTGGTGCCCGGCCGCCGAACGACGTGTACGGCGCCCCCACGGTGGCCGGGCCGTTCACGCCGCCGCCCGCACCGGGGCAGCGGCGCCGGCCCCGGTCGTCGCAGGACGGGCCGCCTCCTCCCCCGCCCGACGAGCCGCCGCCTCCGTCCGGGAGGCGGCCCGGACGGCGCTGA
- a CDS encoding ABC transporter ATP-binding protein/permease, with the protein MPELVLELNGRTWTLDASRPYTLGRDPQGDIVLDDARVSWRHATISWGGRSWVIEDHGSTNGTFVQGQRIHQMEIGPGSAVHLGNATDGPRVSLGGNATAAAPQAQPQQQPYAAQGAPAAGWAQQAPQPQQHAPEQGWQQPQQGAHIPPQQGPGGGAGAPPVYGDRSPTTFHQFSLGRVMRIGRALENELVVSDLQVSRHHAEFHATPDGRYEIRDLGSHNGTYVNGMPIAKGGSALLGPNDIVGVGHSTFRLVGDRLEEFVDTGEVSFSARHLTVTVDGGKQILKDVSFGVPEKSLVAVIGPSGSGKSTLLKALTGYRPANQGDVLYDNRNLYKQFAELRQRIGLVPQDDILHKELTVKKALKYAAKLRFPADTTTQERDARIDEVLRELKLDIHKEKKVTSLSGGQRKRVSVALELLTKPSLIFLDEPTSGLDPGMDRDVMQLLRGLADDGRTVLVVTHSVAELAICDKLLVMAPGGSVAYFGPPEEALNFFGYDTWADVFSAFENYRDYDWAGRWKGSQHYQMYAADIDAVAPQSVDMPSAQSMRPPKPQGWGSQLMTLIRRYTSVIASDKGFLALTVILPAVLGAVSLLIEPDKTLLVNKQLGPNGLPIPNSTAATVLLILAVGACFAGAANSVRELIKERVIYERERATGLSRSAYLMSKVIVLGVITMLQGALVGAIGFMSRTIPDEGLILGGAVAIELSLPIMALGFTSMMFGLVISSLVKTAEKTMPLLVMFAIIQVVFTGCLFPLAGALGVNEFSYLMPSRWAVGAAGTTLDFNKINPHNTTDSDPLWDHDALTWALDMTALFALAAVCAFLVARFLRRHEPEVMRK; encoded by the coding sequence GTGCCGGAACTCGTACTGGAATTGAATGGACGGACCTGGACGCTCGATGCGTCCAGGCCATACACCCTCGGACGTGATCCGCAGGGGGACATCGTGCTCGACGACGCCAGGGTCTCCTGGCGTCACGCCACGATCAGCTGGGGCGGCCGCAGTTGGGTCATCGAGGACCACGGCAGCACCAACGGCACATTCGTGCAGGGGCAGCGGATCCATCAGATGGAGATCGGCCCGGGCTCGGCCGTGCACCTCGGCAACGCGACCGACGGACCGCGGGTGAGCCTGGGGGGCAACGCGACCGCCGCCGCACCGCAGGCACAGCCGCAGCAGCAGCCGTACGCCGCGCAGGGCGCGCCGGCGGCGGGCTGGGCCCAGCAGGCTCCGCAGCCGCAGCAGCACGCACCGGAGCAGGGCTGGCAGCAGCCGCAGCAGGGCGCGCACATTCCGCCGCAGCAAGGACCCGGTGGGGGCGCGGGGGCGCCGCCGGTCTACGGCGATCGCAGCCCCACCACGTTCCACCAGTTCTCGCTCGGCCGTGTGATGCGCATCGGCCGTGCGCTGGAGAACGAGCTGGTCGTCTCCGACCTGCAGGTCTCGCGTCACCACGCGGAGTTCCACGCGACGCCGGACGGCCGCTACGAGATCCGCGACCTCGGCTCGCACAACGGCACGTACGTCAACGGTATGCCGATCGCCAAGGGTGGCTCCGCGCTGCTCGGCCCGAACGACATCGTCGGCGTCGGTCACTCGACGTTCCGCCTGGTCGGCGACCGGCTCGAGGAGTTCGTCGACACCGGTGAGGTCTCGTTCTCGGCCCGCCATCTGACGGTGACGGTCGACGGCGGCAAGCAGATCCTCAAGGACGTCTCCTTCGGCGTCCCGGAGAAGTCGCTCGTCGCGGTCATCGGCCCGTCCGGCTCCGGCAAGTCGACGCTCCTGAAGGCGCTGACGGGCTACCGCCCCGCCAACCAGGGTGACGTCCTCTACGACAACCGGAACCTGTACAAGCAGTTCGCCGAGCTGCGTCAGCGCATCGGTCTGGTCCCGCAGGACGACATCCTGCACAAGGAGCTGACCGTCAAGAAGGCCCTCAAGTACGCGGCCAAACTGCGCTTCCCCGCGGACACCACGACGCAGGAGCGCGACGCCCGGATCGACGAGGTGCTGCGCGAGCTCAAGCTCGACATCCACAAGGAGAAGAAGGTCACCTCCCTCTCCGGTGGCCAGCGCAAGCGCGTCTCGGTGGCCCTGGAGCTGCTGACCAAGCCGTCGCTGATCTTCCTGGACGAGCCGACCTCCGGCCTCGACCCGGGCATGGACCGCGACGTCATGCAGCTGCTGCGCGGCCTCGCCGACGACGGCCGTACGGTCCTGGTCGTCACGCACTCGGTCGCCGAGCTGGCCATCTGCGACAAGCTTCTGGTCATGGCGCCCGGCGGCTCGGTGGCCTATTTCGGTCCGCCCGAGGAGGCTCTGAACTTCTTCGGCTACGACACCTGGGCCGATGTCTTCTCCGCCTTCGAGAACTACCGCGACTACGACTGGGCGGGCCGCTGGAAGGGCTCGCAGCACTACCAGATGTACGCCGCGGACATCGACGCGGTCGCCCCGCAGTCCGTAGACATGCCGTCGGCCCAGTCGATGCGCCCGCCCAAGCCGCAGGGCTGGGGCTCGCAGCTGATGACCCTGATCCGCCGCTACACGTCGGTGATCGCGTCCGACAAGGGCTTCCTGGCGCTGACGGTGATCCTGCCGGCGGTGCTCGGCGCGGTGAGCCTGCTCATCGAGCCCGACAAGACGCTGCTGGTGAACAAGCAGCTGGGGCCGAACGGCCTGCCCATCCCGAACAGCACGGCCGCCACGGTGCTGCTGATCCTCGCGGTCGGCGCCTGCTTCGCGGGCGCCGCGAACTCGGTCCGTGAGCTGATCAAGGAACGGGTCATCTACGAGCGGGAGCGCGCGACCGGCCTGTCCCGCTCCGCGTATCTGATGTCCAAGGTGATCGTCCTGGGCGTGATCACCATGCTCCAGGGTGCGCTGGTCGGCGCGATCGGCTTCATGAGCCGGACGATCCCCGACGAGGGCCTGATCCTCGGTGGCGCGGTCGCGATCGAGCTCTCCCTGCCGATCATGGCGCTGGGCTTCACCTCGATGATGTTCGGCCTGGTCATCTCCTCGCTGGTGAAGACCGCCGAGAAGACCATGCCGCTGCTGGTCATGTTCGCGATCATCCAGGTCGTCTTCACCGGCTGCCTGTTCCCCCTGGCCGGGGCACTGGGCGTCAACGAGTTCTCGTATCTGATGCCGTCGCGCTGGGCGGTCGGCGCCGCCGGCACCACGCTCGACTTCAACAAGATCAACCCGCACAACACGACCGACTCGGACCCGCTCTGGGACCACGATGCTCTGACCTGGGCGCTGGACATGACCGCGCTGTTCGCGCTGGCCGCAGTCTGCGCCTTCCTCGTGGCGCGCTTCCTGCGCCGCCACGAGCCCGAGGTCATGCGCAAGTAG
- a CDS encoding transglycosylase SLT domain-containing protein: MPKQQNTPGHSRALTKTHKLSIAGVATLGAAALAFSLVPGNTQQASADSVAAAPVAFSAEQLKPATAGLSGQLADAQAAAAKKKAADAAAAKKAAEAAAKKKAEDARKAKEAASRSAKRAAVKPAAKTYANNLDGWIRQSLDIMKKHGIPGTYDGLHRNIIRESAGDPNAINNWDINAINGVPSIGLLQVIKPTFDAYHVAGTAKSQYNPVANITAAANYAADRYGSIDNVNSAY, encoded by the coding sequence ATGCCCAAGCAGCAGAACACTCCTGGTCATAGCCGCGCGCTGACCAAGACCCACAAGCTCTCCATCGCCGGTGTCGCCACCCTCGGTGCCGCGGCCCTCGCGTTCTCGCTCGTGCCGGGGAACACCCAGCAGGCCAGCGCCGACTCGGTCGCCGCCGCTCCGGTCGCCTTCTCCGCTGAGCAGCTCAAGCCCGCCACGGCCGGTCTCAGCGGGCAGCTGGCCGACGCCCAGGCCGCTGCCGCGAAGAAGAAGGCCGCCGACGCCGCTGCCGCCAAGAAGGCCGCGGAGGCCGCCGCGAAGAAGAAGGCCGAGGACGCCCGCAAGGCGAAGGAGGCCGCGAGCCGGTCCGCCAAGCGTGCCGCCGTCAAGCCTGCCGCGAAGACCTACGCGAACAACCTGGACGGCTGGATACGCCAGTCGCTGGACATCATGAAGAAGCACGGCATCCCGGGCACGTACGACGGCCTGCACCGCAACATCATCCGGGAGTCCGCGGGCGACCCGAACGCCATCAACAACTGGGACATCAACGCGATCAACGGTGTCCCGTCCATCGGTCTGCTGCAGGTCATCAAGCCGACCTTCGACGCGTACCACGTCGCCGGCACGGCCAAGAGCCAGTACAACCCGGTCGCCAACATCACCGCCGCCGCCAACTACGCGGCCGACCGGTACGGCTCGATCGACAACGTCAACAGCGCGTACTGA
- a CDS encoding S-adenosylmethionine:tRNA ribosyltransferase-isomerase, which translates to MTTALRVPEELSARVPAEQRGPGLDRDAVRLLVSRGTEVSHHGFAELPCLLRAGDLLIVNTSPTLAAAVDGRIGHARVVVHFSTRGDDGRWAVEVRDPDGRGTTRARAGGPAGTEVRLPGGVRLVLEEPLTERSPRLWWGRVSEPGGEVPETDGPGPEADVLGLLGRRGRPIRYSYTERDQPLSAYQTVFALPGADGSGSAEMPSAARPFTARLVAALVSRGVQFAPVTLHTGVASAEAHEPPYPERFAVPETSARLINAAGAGDGRVVAVGTTAVRAVESATGADGVVRAAEGWTDLVVTPERGVRVVDGLLTGLHEPEASHLLMLEAVAGRAAIDRGYDAALRGRYLWHEFGDVHLILPEEAPHTEHCASNCW; encoded by the coding sequence ATGACGACGGCCCTTCGGGTGCCGGAGGAACTGTCGGCCCGGGTGCCCGCCGAGCAGCGGGGGCCGGGGCTCGACCGTGACGCGGTGCGGCTGCTCGTCTCGCGGGGTACGGAGGTGTCGCATCACGGGTTCGCTGAGCTGCCGTGCCTGCTGAGAGCCGGGGACCTGCTCATCGTGAACACGTCGCCGACGCTGGCGGCCGCCGTGGACGGGAGGATCGGGCACGCGCGCGTGGTGGTGCATTTCTCCACGCGGGGGGACGACGGGCGCTGGGCCGTGGAAGTGCGGGATCCCGACGGAAGGGGCACCACGCGCGCGCGTGCGGGTGGGCCCGCGGGGACAGAGGTGCGTCTCCCCGGGGGCGTACGGCTCGTCCTTGAGGAGCCCCTCACGGAGCGGAGTCCTCGGCTGTGGTGGGGGCGGGTGTCGGAACCGGGCGGAGAGGTGCCGGAGACGGACGGCCCGGGGCCGGAGGCCGACGTCCTGGGGTTGCTGGGCCGGCGCGGGAGGCCCATTCGTTACTCCTATACGGAGCGGGACCAGCCGTTGTCCGCGTACCAGACGGTGTTCGCACTGCCGGGCGCCGACGGATCGGGCAGTGCGGAGATGCCGAGCGCGGCCCGGCCCTTCACCGCGCGGCTGGTGGCGGCGCTGGTGAGCCGGGGTGTGCAGTTCGCGCCCGTCACCCTGCACACCGGGGTCGCCTCGGCCGAGGCGCACGAGCCGCCGTACCCGGAGCGCTTCGCGGTGCCGGAGACCTCGGCGCGGCTGATCAACGCGGCCGGGGCCGGCGACGGCAGGGTCGTCGCGGTGGGGACGACGGCCGTACGGGCGGTGGAGTCGGCGACCGGTGCCGACGGCGTGGTGCGGGCGGCGGAGGGCTGGACCGATCTCGTGGTGACCCCGGAGCGCGGGGTGCGGGTCGTCGACGGGCTGCTCACGGGGCTGCACGAGCCCGAGGCCTCGCATCTGCTGATGCTGGAGGCGGTCGCGGGGCGGGCCGCGATCGACCGCGGGTACGACGCGGCGCTGCGGGGGCGCTACCTGTGGCACGAGTTCGGCGACGTGCACCTCATCCTCCCGGAGGAGGCCCCTCACACAGAGCATTGCGCCAGCAACTGTTGGTGA